In candidate division KSB1 bacterium, a single genomic region encodes these proteins:
- a CDS encoding GTPase: protein MNKIKTIIQGAAGRDFHNFNMLYRDNSACDVVAFTATQIPDIDGRRYPAKLAGSLYPKGIPIHAEAELETLVRKQQVDEVVFSYSDVAHEYVMHWASRVLAAGAAFRLVGGRATMVPSKKPVIAVCAVRTGAGKSQTTRRVAELVKAAGKKLVVVRHPMPYGDLVKQAVQRFASIKDLKAQHCTIEEMEEYEPHLDRGSIVYAGVDYERLLRQAEQEADVVLWDGGNNDLPFFKPDLHITVCDPLRAGHEVSYHPGEVNLRMAHAIVINKIDSATPEQVAQVRASIEICNPTAVVIDAASPISAEGAEKIRGKRVLVVEDGPTTTHGEMKYGAGVVLAKRFAAAELVDPRPYAVGTIAETFRKYPGIGPLLPAMGYGAKQMKDLQATIKKAKADLVIIATPIDLRRVIQLDKPAIRVRYDLQEIGSPTLDTVVAPLLERGSGKRR, encoded by the coding sequence ATGAACAAGATCAAGACGATCATCCAAGGAGCCGCCGGCCGGGATTTCCACAATTTCAACATGCTGTATCGTGACAACTCGGCCTGCGATGTTGTCGCGTTTACTGCCACGCAAATCCCTGATATCGATGGCCGTCGCTATCCGGCCAAATTGGCCGGATCACTATACCCCAAAGGAATTCCAATTCATGCGGAGGCTGAACTGGAGACCCTCGTCCGCAAACAACAGGTGGACGAAGTCGTCTTTAGCTACAGCGATGTCGCGCATGAGTATGTGATGCACTGGGCCTCCCGCGTGCTTGCCGCCGGAGCGGCCTTCCGCCTGGTCGGCGGTCGGGCCACGATGGTTCCCAGCAAAAAGCCGGTGATTGCTGTTTGCGCCGTACGCACCGGCGCCGGCAAGTCGCAAACCACACGCAGGGTAGCGGAGCTGGTGAAGGCGGCAGGCAAGAAGCTCGTGGTCGTGCGCCACCCGATGCCGTACGGCGACCTGGTCAAGCAGGCGGTGCAGCGATTCGCTTCCATCAAAGACCTCAAGGCGCAGCACTGCACGATTGAGGAAATGGAAGAATACGAACCGCACCTCGATCGCGGCTCCATTGTCTATGCCGGAGTGGATTACGAACGGCTGCTGCGGCAGGCCGAGCAAGAGGCGGATGTGGTGCTCTGGGACGGCGGCAACAATGACCTCCCGTTCTTCAAGCCCGACCTGCATATCACCGTCTGCGATCCGCTGCGCGCCGGTCACGAGGTCTCGTATCACCCGGGCGAGGTCAACTTGCGAATGGCTCATGCCATCGTCATTAATAAGATCGACAGTGCGACACCGGAGCAGGTGGCGCAGGTCCGCGCGTCGATTGAGATCTGCAATCCGACGGCGGTCGTGATCGATGCGGCTTCCCCGATTTCCGCGGAGGGAGCGGAGAAAATCCGCGGCAAACGCGTATTAGTTGTGGAAGACGGTCCCACGACGACGCACGGCGAAATGAAGTATGGCGCGGGCGTTGTCCTGGCAAAGCGGTTCGCCGCCGCCGAATTGGTCGATCCGCGGCCGTATGCGGTCGGCACGATCGCCGAGACCTTCCGCAAGTATCCGGGGATCGGACCGCTGCTGCCGGCGATGGGATACGGTGCCAAGCAGATGAAAGATTTGCAGGCGACGATCAAGAAGGCCAAGGCCGATCTGGTCATTATCGCCACGCCCATCGATCTGCGTCGTGTGATTCAACTCGACAAGCCGGCGATTCGCGTCCGCTACGACTTGCAGGAAATCGGATCTCCCACACTCGATACCGTCGTGGCTCCGCTGCTCGAGCGCGGATCCGGCAAACGGCGCTGA
- a CDS encoding choice-of-anchor J domain-containing protein: protein MGGSIPANFHRLTGPSAAVPCPTELIDSNPEAIRLGFYDPPFTRLGIELGGQSYVALRMDGEGSTLLPGQPDLPMVNRVLMVSNHGQVGVRIVSQSYHVESLDALPAPFVSLQSNDEESRMLVTPDSRIYSTDAWYPAEVAAVSTPATFRDLRIVNLSVFPIQVNPVTREIRVYDQLEVAVENLGGIGEHEIDLVPQSITPGFKKLYSMVTNFRDSALDALPVVPGKQLFICPDGTTQATTQLLVDWRRKKGNDAYLTTATAIGGNDAVLIRNYIVTEYNNSGGTLESVCLVGDPSGGAGYNLATHGTQLDNFFGTLGTGPNPDPVPDIGVGRLPVLDATQLGAMVTKTVNYEADPYVADTTWFRRAWCAAHIATIESNASTKQYTRQIMLQHGMDSVYFNIMTSDMTAEIMAPRIDQGVCVFNHRMSWLFEMDPIEIDGLTNGRKLPFVMTVTCGTGTFSGSGDVLSEAWVRKGTASTPIGAIGAVGMSGSGTHVAQNNIVDAGVMHGIFSLGIREQSLALIAGKLALYQTYSGHDDASVNNFCYWANLMGDPGVELFTRVPRTAVVTHPASIPLNTNNVTVTVAVGGGSPDPGALVGLVKGTETFARGYTDENGIVNLAVSTPTTGTMIITVTGPGIDTYNGTITVASAAASLSFFSNTVDDDNSGGTVGNSNGVLNPGETIDLNLRLTNSGTTSTVTGISGTLSCSHPGVSVTGATRGYPNIAVGANAAPTTPFRIQTAQLFNAEPISFFLTTTSSAGTQVIRLDLTPSSGDVAFVSSSFPDGNSRVDPGDTGPLTVTINNSGAVAFTNASAILRSLDPDITVTDSLGTYGAVANGANATNSGNPFALVASAQALGGSTARMQLVLTDVTGFRDSVEFLQNVGLVATTCATGPDAYGYYAFDNTETSPASAACQYFWTEISGVGTNLGMTDNAQDQDQSALRTLPFTFRYYGVDYTQITICSNGWIAFGDHTDITDFRNYPIPGPLGPPAMVAAFWDDLVIGGIANPGVWIYHDVANAQYIVQWRVQTRCTLVDEVFQIVLMNPAVYPSASGDGKILMQYQSVAQSSNCTAVGGVNDNEYSTTGIQNADHSAGLQYCYWNVYAPSAAPLAAGRAVVYTTDQTGSLIADLTLIAPNGGEQWYGADVRDIAWHPGDVGGNISIELSRSGTGGPWEPLTASTPNDGLFSFTVTGAASSTCRVRITSLSDPLQTDVSATDFSIAGLTLSAPDGGDFWFTGDTRTISWVPAGVAGNIRVELSRTGSGGPWTVLDAGTANDGLFDWVVVSPISTACRVRITAVNDGAQTDVSAADFTIATLQTILSEGFESGAPLWTHAASGGSWVDQWHISTELAQTGTHSYKCGDPSTGTYAALNDALLLSPVLTALPANATLRYSYQIEAEVSTTFPDSAYDGGVLEVSADGGAFTQVFPTAGYNRRFRTTAGGGNPFTGPMPGLACYSATVSTWTTESLDLNPYAGQDIQLRFRFGSDAGAHREGWYVDDVSVTAPLIAPPPPTEPISVTLSRPSGGLVTLHWADDTNYGYKILYSTTPDGPWTWNPAWVTTGNSFVVPDGIAEVRRFFYVIGWDGQ from the coding sequence TTGGGTGGATCTATCCCTGCCAATTTTCACCGCCTGACCGGTCCATCGGCGGCGGTCCCTTGCCCGACTGAACTAATCGACAGCAATCCGGAGGCCATCCGCCTCGGCTTTTACGATCCGCCGTTCACACGGCTGGGTATTGAGCTGGGCGGCCAATCGTATGTTGCGCTGCGCATGGACGGTGAAGGCTCCACTCTTTTGCCGGGTCAGCCAGACTTGCCGATGGTGAACCGCGTGCTCATGGTCAGTAATCATGGGCAAGTCGGGGTCCGTATAGTTTCCCAATCTTACCATGTGGAGTCGCTGGACGCACTTCCCGCGCCATTCGTTTCGCTGCAATCGAATGACGAAGAAAGCCGGATGTTGGTGACTCCCGATAGTCGAATCTATTCGACGGACGCGTGGTACCCCGCGGAAGTCGCCGCGGTGAGTACTCCGGCGACGTTTCGCGACCTGCGGATCGTCAACTTGTCGGTATTTCCAATTCAGGTGAATCCGGTCACGCGCGAGATTCGCGTGTACGACCAGTTGGAAGTAGCGGTGGAGAATCTGGGCGGAATCGGCGAGCACGAGATCGATCTCGTGCCGCAATCGATCACACCCGGCTTCAAGAAGCTGTACTCGATGGTGACGAACTTCCGCGACAGCGCGTTGGACGCGTTGCCGGTAGTCCCGGGGAAGCAACTATTTATCTGTCCAGACGGCACGACGCAGGCGACCACGCAGCTGCTCGTGGACTGGCGGCGGAAGAAGGGCAATGATGCCTATTTGACCACGGCAACGGCCATCGGCGGGAACGATGCAGTCCTCATTCGGAACTACATAGTAACGGAATACAACAACAGCGGCGGCACTCTCGAATCCGTGTGTTTGGTGGGCGATCCGTCCGGTGGTGCGGGTTACAATCTCGCCACGCACGGCACGCAGCTCGACAACTTCTTCGGGACGTTGGGCACGGGACCGAATCCGGATCCGGTGCCGGACATCGGGGTCGGTCGTCTGCCGGTATTGGATGCCACTCAACTCGGGGCGATGGTCACGAAGACCGTCAACTACGAAGCGGATCCGTACGTCGCGGACACGACGTGGTTTCGTCGCGCGTGGTGCGCCGCGCACATTGCGACCATCGAATCCAACGCCTCGACGAAGCAGTACACGCGGCAGATCATGCTGCAACACGGCATGGATTCGGTCTACTTCAATATCATGACCAGCGACATGACCGCCGAGATCATGGCGCCGCGCATTGATCAGGGCGTGTGTGTGTTCAATCATCGCATGAGCTGGCTGTTTGAGATGGATCCCATCGAGATCGACGGTCTGACTAACGGCCGCAAGTTGCCGTTTGTGATGACGGTCACCTGCGGAACCGGGACGTTTTCGGGCAGTGGTGATGTCCTGTCGGAAGCGTGGGTGCGCAAGGGTACGGCATCGACTCCAATCGGAGCGATCGGCGCGGTCGGGATGTCGGGTTCAGGAACGCACGTTGCGCAGAACAACATCGTTGATGCGGGCGTGATGCACGGCATCTTCTCGCTCGGTATTCGCGAACAGAGTCTGGCGCTGATTGCCGGCAAGCTGGCGCTCTATCAAACCTACTCAGGGCACGACGATGCCTCGGTGAACAACTTCTGCTACTGGGCAAACCTGATGGGCGATCCCGGAGTGGAACTCTTCACGCGCGTGCCACGCACGGCAGTGGTTACGCACCCCGCGTCCATTCCACTGAACACCAACAACGTCACCGTAACGGTCGCCGTCGGCGGCGGTTCGCCCGATCCCGGGGCCCTCGTCGGCCTGGTGAAGGGTACCGAGACGTTCGCCCGCGGCTACACGGATGAAAACGGCATCGTGAATCTCGCTGTGTCCACGCCGACCACCGGGACGATGATCATCACGGTAACCGGCCCCGGCATCGATACCTACAACGGCACGATCACCGTGGCCTCGGCTGCCGCCTCGCTCTCGTTCTTCAGCAACACGGTTGACGACGACAACTCAGGTGGCACGGTTGGCAACAGCAACGGCGTGCTCAACCCCGGCGAGACCATCGACCTGAATCTCCGGCTCACCAATAGCGGTACGACCTCTACGGTAACGGGCATCAGCGGGACGCTATCGTGCTCGCATCCGGGAGTTTCCGTGACGGGCGCGACGCGCGGCTATCCCAACATCGCGGTTGGCGCGAATGCGGCTCCGACAACTCCGTTCCGGATTCAAACCGCACAGCTGTTCAACGCGGAGCCGATCTCGTTCTTCTTGACGACCACATCATCGGCCGGTACACAGGTCATTCGGCTCGATCTCACTCCGTCCAGCGGCGATGTGGCATTTGTCAGCAGTTCATTCCCCGACGGCAACAGTCGCGTCGATCCGGGCGACACGGGTCCGCTGACGGTGACGATCAACAACTCCGGGGCCGTTGCTTTCACGAACGCCAGCGCGATCCTGCGCTCCTTGGACCCCGACATCACTGTCACGGATTCCCTTGGAACTTATGGCGCGGTCGCCAACGGCGCCAATGCCACGAACAGCGGCAACCCGTTCGCGCTGGTCGCCTCGGCACAGGCGCTCGGCGGGTCCACGGCGCGAATGCAATTGGTGCTGACCGACGTGACCGGCTTCCGTGATTCCGTGGAATTCCTGCAAAACGTCGGACTGGTGGCCACGACCTGTGCAACGGGTCCGGACGCCTACGGCTACTACGCGTTCGACAATACGGAAACCTCGCCGGCCAGCGCGGCGTGCCAGTATTTCTGGACCGAGATCAGCGGAGTCGGAACCAACCTCGGGATGACCGATAACGCGCAGGATCAGGATCAGAGCGCGCTGCGCACGCTGCCGTTCACGTTCCGTTATTACGGAGTGGACTACACGCAGATTACGATCTGCTCGAATGGCTGGATCGCGTTCGGCGATCACACGGACATAACGGACTTCCGCAACTATCCGATCCCCGGCCCGCTCGGTCCGCCCGCGATGGTCGCCGCCTTCTGGGATGACCTGGTGATTGGCGGAATCGCGAATCCGGGTGTGTGGATCTATCATGATGTGGCCAACGCTCAGTACATTGTGCAGTGGCGCGTCCAGACGCGATGCACATTAGTGGATGAAGTCTTCCAGATCGTGCTCATGAATCCGGCGGTCTATCCCTCCGCCTCCGGCGACGGCAAGATTCTGATGCAGTACCAATCCGTTGCGCAGTCGAGTAACTGCACCGCGGTCGGCGGCGTCAACGACAACGAATACTCCACCACCGGAATCCAGAACGCGGACCATTCGGCGGGCCTCCAATATTGCTATTGGAATGTGTATGCACCGAGCGCCGCACCGCTGGCCGCGGGCCGCGCCGTCGTGTACACGACCGACCAGACCGGTAGTCTGATTGCGGACCTCACGTTGATCGCTCCGAACGGCGGCGAGCAGTGGTATGGCGCGGATGTCCGCGATATCGCGTGGCATCCCGGCGATGTCGGCGGCAACATCAGCATCGAGCTCTCGCGCAGTGGCACCGGCGGGCCGTGGGAACCGCTAACGGCTTCGACACCGAACGACGGTCTGTTCTCCTTTACCGTAACCGGGGCCGCGTCGAGCACCTGCCGTGTGCGTATTACGTCACTCTCTGACCCGTTGCAAACCGACGTTTCGGCGACGGACTTCTCGATCGCGGGACTGACCTTGTCGGCTCCCGACGGCGGAGATTTCTGGTTCACGGGCGATACCCGCACGATTAGTTGGGTTCCCGCCGGCGTGGCGGGTAATATCCGCGTCGAACTTTCGCGGACCGGAAGCGGCGGTCCGTGGACGGTGCTGGATGCCGGGACGGCCAACGATGGGCTGTTTGACTGGGTAGTCGTCAGTCCGATTTCGACGGCCTGCCGGGTTCGCATCACGGCCGTGAACGATGGCGCTCAGACCGATGTCTCCGCGGCCGATTTCACGATTGCCACGTTGCAAACGATCTTAAGCGAGGGCTTCGAGAGTGGGGCACCGCTCTGGACCCACGCGGCGAGCGGCGGCAGTTGGGTGGACCAGTGGCACATCTCCACGGAGCTCGCGCAGACCGGCACTCACTCGTACAAATGCGGAGATCCCAGTACGGGAACCTATGCGGCCCTGAACGATGCGCTGCTGCTCTCACCGGTGCTGACGGCGCTCCCGGCGAACGCGACGCTAAGGTACTCCTACCAGATTGAGGCGGAGGTCTCGACCACGTTTCCCGACTCGGCGTACGATGGCGGTGTGCTCGAAGTCTCGGCCGACGGCGGCGCATTTACGCAGGTCTTCCCCACTGCCGGGTACAATCGTCGCTTCCGGACGACGGCCGGCGGAGGCAATCCGTTCACCGGCCCGATGCCGGGACTGGCCTGTTACTCGGCCACGGTTTCGACCTGGACCACGGAGTCGCTTGATCTGAATCCCTATGCCGGGCAAGATATCCAGCTTCGTTTTCGCTTCGGATCGGACGCGGGTGCTCATCGTGAGGGCTGGTATGTTGACGATGTCTCCGTCACGGCCCCGCTGATCGCGCCTCCGCCGCCGACCGAGCCGATTTCCGTGACACTTTCCCGTCCCAGCGGTGGTCTGGTGACCCTGCACTGGGCCGATGACACGAATTACGGCTATAAGATTCTCTACTCGACGACTCCGGACGGACCGTGGACCTGGAATCCGGCCTGGGTGACGACGGGGAACAGCTTCGTGGTGCCGGACGGCATTGCCGAGGTAAGGCGCTTCTTCTATGTCATCGGTTGGGATGGGCAGTAG
- a CDS encoding PAS domain S-box protein: protein MVNSGAQTEAEYGVEKLTAELDALRSRLYELEEMEIARVTEEQERFDSLGVLDEYAKQLEESRDKLTRLFRAAAAVQEARTVQATLQRIADAVHEAGWGSVSVSLFKNWAIVQAAYVGCTPEDIEFLESNRRSPEDRARQFGPAFERFKISRSYFVPAEELPSVIPVDTVVPGRREVQPGDEWNPMDLAYVPLYGSGGRVIGSVNCDDPVDGKRPTPEAFLYLELFADLAATKVETARLLEQQRRTAEAYRESEEKYRSVFTRSGDGFFLMDEYFRDCNAKACEIFACTRSDLIGASPVNFSPEIQPDGRPSTEAARAYIMAAMAGSAQSFYWKHRRKDGILIDCEVSLSSVEIGGEGLVLAIVRDITERRRVEAAMKENEERFRSVADATPVMIWMIDENNALAYLNRMGFDFLGLPPDQQFKADWSHHLHPDDAARFQAEFKAATAERKPFSLEYRMRRRDGAYRWVLNHGVPRYGVEGGYQGYIGSCLDVDDHKETVARLTQSQVLVQRILDASPDMLYVFDLREHRMLQVSPGVKQSLGFSPDDPELLSPNFVFQRVHPDDISHYNERMEELVRQPDGTTMQLQWRFRDKLNQWRWVESRNAVSLRDEAGNALQIVGSARDVTDQRLREVQHQVVSELSRLLVCGASRDQLLDVVPELIAQHIGFPIVAIQLLRPGGATLDYSGCYGMSPATTEISVATTRCGWVARTGEACAFADLSREEGEFCETARAAGFRGYVAAPLRDGDRVFGVLMTADREPRPEAPAYVRTLSAVADFLAYLLQCHCKCRAEGKLV from the coding sequence ATGGTGAACTCGGGCGCACAGACTGAGGCCGAATACGGAGTAGAGAAGCTCACCGCCGAACTCGACGCGCTGCGTTCGAGGCTGTACGAGCTCGAAGAGATGGAAATCGCTCGCGTCACGGAAGAGCAAGAGCGATTCGATTCGCTCGGCGTCCTCGATGAGTACGCCAAGCAGCTCGAGGAATCGCGGGATAAGCTGACGCGTCTGTTCCGCGCCGCCGCCGCCGTACAGGAAGCCCGTACCGTGCAGGCGACGTTGCAGCGGATTGCTGATGCGGTCCATGAGGCAGGTTGGGGTTCCGTCTCCGTCAGCCTGTTCAAGAACTGGGCAATTGTCCAGGCGGCCTATGTCGGCTGCACACCCGAAGACATCGAGTTTCTGGAGTCCAACCGACGGTCACCGGAAGATCGCGCGCGGCAATTCGGTCCGGCCTTTGAGCGCTTCAAAATCAGCCGCAGCTACTTTGTACCGGCCGAAGAGTTGCCGTCCGTGATCCCCGTGGACACGGTCGTGCCGGGCCGCCGTGAGGTGCAGCCGGGCGACGAATGGAATCCGATGGATCTGGCATACGTGCCGCTCTACGGTTCCGGCGGCCGCGTGATCGGCTCCGTCAACTGCGATGATCCCGTCGATGGCAAACGCCCCACGCCCGAGGCATTTCTCTATCTCGAATTGTTCGCCGATCTCGCCGCGACCAAAGTCGAAACCGCGCGGCTACTCGAACAACAACGGCGGACCGCCGAAGCGTATCGTGAGTCCGAAGAGAAGTACCGCTCCGTCTTCACGCGCTCGGGCGACGGCTTCTTCCTGATGGACGAGTACTTCCGCGACTGCAATGCGAAAGCCTGCGAAATCTTCGCCTGCACGCGCTCCGACCTGATCGGCGCGTCGCCCGTGAACTTCTCCCCCGAAATCCAGCCCGACGGCAGACCCTCCACCGAAGCGGCCCGGGCGTATATCATGGCGGCCATGGCGGGCAGCGCGCAATCCTTCTACTGGAAGCATCGGCGCAAGGACGGCATACTGATCGACTGTGAAGTCTCCCTGTCCTCCGTCGAAATTGGCGGGGAGGGACTCGTGCTGGCAATCGTGCGCGACATCACCGAACGGCGGCGTGTCGAAGCGGCGATGAAGGAAAACGAAGAACGATTCCGCTCCGTCGCCGACGCTACGCCCGTGATGATTTGGATGATCGATGAAAACAACGCGCTCGCGTATCTCAACCGCATGGGCTTCGATTTCCTCGGACTGCCGCCGGACCAGCAGTTCAAGGCCGACTGGAGTCACCATCTGCACCCGGACGACGCGGCGAGATTCCAGGCCGAATTCAAGGCCGCCACCGCTGAACGCAAGCCGTTCTCGCTCGAGTATCGGATGCGCCGGCGCGATGGCGCGTATCGCTGGGTGCTTAACCACGGCGTGCCGCGCTACGGGGTTGAGGGCGGGTATCAAGGGTACATCGGTTCCTGTCTCGACGTAGATGACCACAAGGAAACCGTTGCACGACTCACGCAAAGCCAGGTGCTCGTGCAACGCATTCTTGATGCGTCCCCGGACATGCTGTATGTTTTCGATCTCCGCGAACACCGGATGCTGCAAGTGAGTCCGGGCGTCAAACAAAGCTTGGGATTCTCGCCGGACGATCCGGAGCTCCTGAGTCCGAATTTCGTATTCCAGCGCGTGCACCCGGACGACATCAGTCACTATAATGAACGGATGGAAGAGCTGGTGCGCCAGCCGGACGGCACGACCATGCAACTCCAGTGGCGATTCCGCGATAAGCTCAATCAGTGGCGCTGGGTCGAAAGCCGCAACGCGGTTTCGCTGCGGGATGAAGCAGGCAATGCGCTGCAAATCGTTGGCAGCGCCCGCGACGTCACCGACCAGCGATTACGGGAGGTCCAGCATCAAGTCGTCTCCGAGTTGTCGCGCCTGCTTGTCTGCGGCGCGAGCCGGGACCAGTTACTGGACGTGGTGCCGGAGTTGATCGCACAACATATCGGCTTCCCCATCGTGGCCATTCAGTTGCTCAGGCCGGGCGGAGCTACTCTGGATTACTCCGGTTGTTACGGCATGTCACCGGCCACTACGGAGATCTCCGTGGCGACCACTCGCTGCGGGTGGGTCGCCCGCACGGGCGAGGCCTGTGCCTTCGCCGACCTTTCGCGGGAGGAGGGGGAGTTCTGCGAGACGGCGCGGGCCGCCGGATTCCGTGGCTATGTGGCCGCGCCGCTAAGAGACGGAGATCGCGTCTTCGGTGTGCTCATGACGGCGGATCGCGAGCCGCGACCGGAAGCACCCGCCTATGTCCGCACGCTTTCGGCAGTGGCGGACTTCCTCGCCTACCTGCTCCAGTGTCATTGCAAGTGCCGGGCGGAGGGCAAGCTCGTCTGA